A genome region from Bacillaceae bacterium IKA-2 includes the following:
- a CDS encoding HD domain-containing protein has translation MEEISFDLVGKVLEEDIVSEFDLLLLKKGSILTEINILLLKKHNYKQINVSEDVSFKNLYIKHINHIEHLFTNLEEKKNVNIKYWFEEDQKIVRTVQKNDFFLDQMYKIKSDQSLFRHSVNVGLLSFFLGKLLRYSYKNKLLLWKVGLLHDIGKLKLRRELLTKSEKDLTEEEFHEYKRHPETGWSMLNEMKGVNATMLNGARSHHERIDGSGYPRGIKIKYLPIMVQIVSVANKIDKILMTNDNVFYLVNTLIEETRANKLNPAIVIPFVRHILRKNVGKKVVLNDKTTAEILFIFDQEPSQPLLYLIETDIFIDSRKYHKLKIVDFA, from the coding sequence ATGGAAGAAATAAGCTTTGATCTCGTTGGGAAAGTATTAGAGGAAGATATTGTTTCAGAGTTTGATTTGTTGTTGTTAAAAAAAGGTTCTATTTTAACAGAAATAAACATCCTACTTCTAAAAAAACATAATTATAAGCAAATTAATGTTTCTGAGGATGTTTCATTTAAAAATTTATACATAAAACATATCAATCATATTGAACATTTATTTACAAATTTAGAAGAAAAAAAGAACGTCAACATTAAATATTGGTTTGAAGAAGATCAAAAGATTGTTAGAACTGTTCAAAAAAATGATTTCTTCTTAGATCAAATGTATAAAATTAAAAGCGATCAATCGCTATTTCGTCATAGCGTCAATGTAGGCCTGCTTTCTTTTTTTCTTGGAAAGTTATTAAGGTACTCTTATAAAAATAAGTTACTTCTTTGGAAAGTTGGTTTATTACATGACATCGGGAAATTAAAACTCAGACGGGAATTGTTGACGAAGTCAGAAAAGGATCTTACTGAAGAAGAGTTTCATGAGTATAAGCGACACCCTGAAACAGGCTGGAGTATGTTAAATGAGATGAAGGGTGTAAACGCCACAATGTTAAATGGAGCTAGGTCCCATCATGAACGCATTGATGGTTCAGGGTACCCTAGAGGGATAAAGATTAAGTATTTACCTATTATGGTGCAGATTGTTTCAGTTGCAAATAAAATCGATAAGATATTAATGACAAATGATAATGTATTTTACTTAGTAAATACACTAATTGAAGAAACACGAGCAAATAAGCTAAACCCAGCTATCGTTATTCCGTTTGTCCGTCATATTCTTAGGAAAAATGTTGGCAAAAAAGTAGTACTTAACGATAAAACAACCGCAGAGATTTTATTTATTTTTGATCAGGAACCATCACAGCCGTTGCTCTACCTAATAGAAACAGATATTTTTATTGATTCGCGAAAATACCATAAACTTAAAATTGTTGATTTTGCATAA
- a CDS encoding DUF1836 domain-containing protein: MKNINDIIDQLGLENTLSIEDIPNIDLYMDQVIQLFENKFQETKRNDTDKILTKTMINNYAKAKVFFPIQNKKYSKDHLLIISLIFQLKGSLSINDIKTTLQGINDNIVKDNINLEAFYNSYLQLNKKNLESFERDVSTQTLAVQEEVSKLADKDRQYLEQVLLISTLVSTSNLYRRVAEKLIDNLE; the protein is encoded by the coding sequence ATGAAAAATATAAACGATATTATTGATCAACTTGGACTAGAAAACACACTCTCCATCGAAGACATTCCCAATATCGATCTTTACATGGACCAGGTTATCCAACTATTTGAAAATAAATTTCAAGAAACCAAACGGAATGATACTGATAAAATCCTGACGAAAACGATGATCAACAACTATGCAAAAGCTAAAGTGTTCTTCCCTATTCAAAATAAGAAGTATTCCAAAGATCATCTCCTCATCATTAGCTTAATTTTTCAATTAAAAGGATCTCTGTCTATTAATGACATTAAAACTACACTCCAAGGCATAAATGATAATATTGTAAAAGACAATATTAACTTAGAGGCCTTCTATAACAGCTATCTTCAGCTTAACAAAAAAAATCTTGAAAGTTTTGAAAGAGATGTCAGCACGCAAACATTAGCAGTGCAAGAAGAAGTCTCAAAGTTAGCAGACAAGGACCGTCAGTATTTAGAACAAGTTTTACTAATCTCTACATTAGTAAGTACGAGCAATTTATATCGGCGAGTCGCGGAAAAGCTTATTGACAATCTAGAATGA
- a CDS encoding hemolysin III family protein, which produces MHTYIREPINGLTHLAGAILSFIGLLALVIKASMTTGSALAVTAVIIFGISMVLLYSASATYHMVIAKGKVIAFLRRIDHSMIFILIAGSYTPYCLISLKGVTGWTFFGIVSFLAVAGIIFKMVWFNCPRWLSTGIYIAMGWLAIFIFAPLAESLTLVGISLLIAGGVFYTLGGAIYGLKPKFLEFKYMGFHEIFHIFILLGSLSHFLSVYMFVL; this is translated from the coding sequence ATGCACACTTATATACGCGAACCGATCAATGGATTAACACATTTAGCAGGGGCGATATTATCGTTTATTGGTTTATTAGCATTAGTTATTAAAGCTTCGATGACAACAGGATCGGCACTGGCAGTTACGGCCGTAATAATATTTGGCATTAGCATGGTGCTACTTTATTCGGCATCAGCAACGTATCATATGGTCATTGCTAAGGGTAAGGTTATTGCTTTTCTGAGACGGATAGATCATTCGATGATTTTCATCCTAATTGCAGGATCCTACACACCTTATTGTTTAATTAGTTTAAAGGGCGTCACGGGATGGACATTTTTTGGAATTGTCAGCTTTCTAGCAGTGGCTGGAATTATCTTTAAAATGGTTTGGTTTAACTGTCCGAGATGGCTTTCAACTGGCATCTATATTGCGATGGGATGGTTGGCGATTTTTATTTTTGCTCCATTAGCAGAAAGCTTAACACTTGTAGGCATCTCATTATTAATTGCTGGAGGAGTGTTCTATACACTTGGCGGTGCCATCTACGGATTAAAACCTAAATTTCTAGAATTTAAATACATGGGCTTTCATGAAATATTTCATATTTTCATCTTATTAGGAAGCTTATCTCACTTTCTAAGCGTCTATATGTTTGTTTTGTAG
- a CDS encoding DEAD/DEAH box helicase, with product MNNFNSLRLSEEISRALTSLNYLKLTEVQAQVVPAALQKKDLVVKSQTGSGKTAAFGIPICELVEWDENRPQALILTPTRELAVQVKQDITNIGRFKRIKATAVYGKSSFDKQKIELKQKSHVVVGTPGRVLDHIEKKTLLLDKVKYLIIDEADEMLNMGFIEQVEAIINEVPKDRVTMLFSATIPEHIKKLSVKYMQDPVHIEIKATGITTEKIDHFIIEVSDENKFALLRNVTITENPDSCIIFCRTHEQVESVITELNKFDYPCDKIHGGMYQDDRFAVMSDFKRGEFIYLVATDVAARGIDIENISHVINYDLPLERESYVHRTGRTGRAGKTGKAITFITPNEERKLAEIEEYIGFKIQKIDPPTPEAVESGKAAFEAKLTARPTIKKDKSEVLNKEILKLYFNGGKKKKLRAVDFVGTIAKLEGVTADDIGIIEIQDNVTYVDILNGKGPLVLAEMKTTTVKGKLLKVHKANK from the coding sequence ATGAATAATTTTAACAGCTTACGATTAAGTGAAGAAATTAGTAGAGCTCTGACAAGCTTAAATTATCTGAAACTTACAGAAGTACAAGCTCAAGTTGTCCCAGCGGCACTTCAAAAAAAAGATCTCGTCGTTAAATCCCAAACAGGAAGTGGCAAGACCGCAGCATTTGGCATTCCTATTTGTGAATTGGTGGAGTGGGATGAAAATAGACCCCAGGCTCTGATTTTGACACCAACAAGGGAGCTTGCCGTGCAAGTAAAACAGGATATAACAAACATTGGCAGATTTAAACGTATTAAAGCTACTGCAGTGTATGGAAAATCCTCTTTTGATAAACAGAAAATAGAGCTAAAGCAAAAATCTCACGTTGTTGTAGGAACACCTGGACGCGTGCTTGACCATATTGAAAAAAAGACACTTTTATTAGATAAGGTAAAATATCTTATTATTGATGAAGCAGATGAGATGCTTAATATGGGCTTTATTGAACAAGTAGAAGCGATCATTAACGAGGTTCCCAAAGACAGAGTGACAATGCTGTTTTCTGCAACAATACCAGAACATATTAAAAAACTTAGTGTTAAATATATGCAGGATCCAGTTCATATTGAAATTAAAGCAACAGGGATTACGACAGAAAAAATTGATCATTTTATTATTGAAGTATCCGACGAGAATAAGTTTGCGCTACTTAGAAATGTGACAATTACAGAAAATCCAGATAGTTGCATTATTTTTTGTCGTACCCATGAGCAAGTTGAATCTGTCATTACTGAATTGAATAAATTTGATTATCCTTGTGATAAAATCCATGGTGGAATGTATCAGGATGACCGTTTTGCAGTAATGAGTGATTTTAAAAGAGGGGAATTTATTTATTTAGTAGCAACGGATGTTGCTGCCAGGGGAATTGATATTGAAAACATCAGCCATGTCATCAATTATGACTTACCTTTAGAACGGGAAAGTTATGTTCATCGTACCGGTAGAACTGGAAGAGCGGGGAAGACAGGAAAAGCAATAACATTTATAACCCCTAATGAAGAGAGAAAGCTAGCAGAAATAGAAGAATATATAGGTTTTAAAATACAAAAAATCGATCCGCCTACGCCCGAGGCAGTTGAGAGCGGGAAAGCAGCTTTCGAAGCGAAACTAACCGCCCGTCCGACGATAAAAAAAGATAAAAGTGAAGTGTTGAATAAAGAAATTTTGAAGTTGTATTTTAACGGGGGAAAGAAAAAGAAGTTAAGAGCTGTTGATTTCGTTGGTACAATTGCCAAGTTAGAAGGAGTAACAGCAGATGACATTGGCATTATTGAAATTCAAGATAATGTTACCTATGTTGATATTTTAAATGGCAAAGGTCCGCTAGTTTTAGCAGAAATGAAAACAACAACAGTCAAGGGGAAGTTGTTAAAAGTACATAAAGCGAATAAATAA
- a CDS encoding lysophospholipid acyltransferase family protein, with translation MIYHIIRFVVGMIIRVKYRVTIIGKENIPEGGVILAMNHQDFWDPLIVGTNTPRKLHIMAKESLFKNKLLAWTITEMGAFPINREKADIKSLKHTLKIIKAGKLFSLFIEGSRSKTGEMQEPKKGVGFIVAKSGAPVVPTYIYGTTNKKWFSKAGVIFGEPIAFDGETDYEKIANAIAESIKRLKDRVSTT, from the coding sequence ATGATTTATCATATTATCAGATTCGTGGTGGGGATGATCATCCGCGTTAAGTACCGGGTAACGATTATAGGCAAGGAAAATATTCCCGAGGGTGGTGTCATTCTAGCAATGAATCATCAAGATTTCTGGGATCCCTTAATAGTTGGGACGAATACACCGAGAAAGCTTCATATTATGGCGAAAGAAAGTTTATTTAAAAATAAATTATTAGCTTGGACGATTACAGAAATGGGAGCATTTCCAATTAATCGTGAAAAGGCAGATATTAAATCTCTGAAGCATACATTGAAAATTATCAAAGCAGGAAAGTTATTTTCTCTCTTTATCGAGGGTTCCAGAAGTAAAACAGGAGAAATGCAGGAACCAAAAAAAGGTGTTGGTTTTATCGTTGCTAAAAGTGGAGCTCCAGTCGTTCCAACTTATATTTATGGGACGACAAATAAAAAGTGGTTTAGTAAAGCCGGAGTAATTTTCGGTGAGCCAATTGCGTTCGATGGAGAAACTGATTATGAAAAGATTGCCAATGCAATAGCGGAGTCAATTAAAAGATTAAAAGATAGAGTTTCTACCACTTAA
- a CDS encoding SET domain-containing protein: MIEVKTSTLTTGEFNRGVFASEDIKKGVLFHVAPVVPYPNEEHILIEETALADYVYEYGKNHSAVVLGYGMLFNHSYTPNATYDINFTNHTFEYYAYTDIKAGQEVLINYNGEVDNLEPLWFLKDQNKDEDQDMDSEDYKEKDKKA; the protein is encoded by the coding sequence ATGATTGAGGTAAAAACTTCTACACTAACTACCGGAGAATTTAATCGAGGTGTATTCGCGTCAGAAGATATCAAAAAAGGCGTGTTATTTCATGTCGCACCGGTCGTTCCTTATCCTAATGAGGAGCATATATTAATCGAAGAAACTGCACTAGCTGATTATGTCTATGAATATGGTAAAAATCATTCCGCTGTCGTCTTAGGCTATGGGATGCTGTTTAACCATTCCTATACACCCAATGCCACTTATGATATTAATTTTACGAACCACACGTTTGAATACTATGCTTATACAGATATAAAAGCAGGCCAAGAGGTGCTAATTAACTATAATGGCGAAGTTGATAACCTAGAACCATTATGGTTTCTCAAAGATCAAAACAAGGATGAAGATCAAGATATGGATAGTGAAGATTATAAGGAAAAAGACAAAAAAGCTTAA
- a CDS encoding PLD nuclease N-terminal domain-containing protein, whose amino-acid sequence MNDLALDSTMLMLILPVAVIQLILVIVALIDWVRTEETNGPKWMWLLIILLVSLFGPILYFIIGRKNS is encoded by the coding sequence ATGAATGATTTAGCTCTTGATTCAACGATGTTGATGTTAATTTTACCGGTTGCTGTTATTCAACTGATTTTAGTAATTGTTGCTTTAATTGACTGGGTGCGGACAGAGGAAACAAACGGACCTAAGTGGATGTGGTTATTGATTATTTTGCTTGTTAGTTTATTTGGACCTATTTTATATTTCATTATTGGAAGGAAGAATAGTTAA
- a CDS encoding ABC transporter ATP-binding protein has protein sequence MPILAVDHLSKSFNGNLVVKEATFQFEQGRCVALLGPNGAGKTTILKMLAGLLKPTTGKIQYQDEKANADLRKYIGYLPQYPVFHDWMTGAEFLHYVGKLTHLSDAEAKQRTTELLELVGIADAKKQRIGKYSGGMKQRLGIAQAIIHRPKLLLLDEPVSALDPFGRREVLEMIKKLKEDTTILFSTHVLNDAEEVSDDVIIINNGEIKVANSLEQLRKEHQQAMIYVETNEEAKKYLAEWTKWELVTEIIFENNTAKITVTDLDRAKLIILKEIVEKNIPIQKFEVGRTTLEDLFIKVVRG, from the coding sequence ATGCCGATACTAGCAGTTGATCACTTAAGTAAATCATTTAACGGAAATCTAGTTGTAAAGGAAGCGACATTTCAGTTTGAGCAAGGTCGCTGCGTTGCCTTACTCGGCCCAAATGGCGCTGGAAAAACAACAATTTTAAAAATGCTTGCAGGACTATTAAAACCGACAACTGGAAAAATTCAATATCAAGATGAAAAAGCAAATGCCGACTTACGGAAGTACATTGGTTATTTGCCACAGTATCCTGTATTTCACGATTGGATGACGGGAGCAGAATTTTTGCACTATGTCGGAAAACTTACTCATTTGTCTGACGCCGAGGCAAAACAAAGAACGACTGAATTATTAGAATTAGTAGGAATTGCTGATGCGAAAAAACAAAGGATCGGTAAGTATTCAGGTGGCATGAAGCAAAGACTTGGAATTGCTCAAGCAATTATTCATCGTCCAAAACTACTGCTACTTGATGAACCGGTCTCAGCTCTTGATCCATTTGGACGTCGTGAAGTATTAGAAATGATTAAGAAACTGAAGGAAGATACGACGATTCTTTTTTCAACCCATGTCTTAAACGACGCTGAAGAAGTAAGTGACGATGTAATTATCATTAATAATGGTGAGATTAAAGTAGCAAACAGCCTTGAGCAGTTAAGGAAAGAGCATCAGCAAGCAATGATCTACGTTGAAACAAATGAAGAAGCAAAAAAATATCTAGCAGAATGGACGAAGTGGGAACTTGTAACAGAAATAATTTTTGAAAACAATACGGCTAAAATTACTGTTACTGATTTAGATCGAGCCAAGCTAATCATTTTAAAGGAGATAGTAGAAAAAAATATTCCGATTCAAAAATTTGAGGTTGGCAGAACTACCCTCGAAGACTTATTTATAAAGGTGGTGCGAGGATGA
- a CDS encoding ABC transporter permease, translated as MKQWLTLFNKELLEMWRNFKWIWLPLVFIILGMTDPLTSFYMPLIIDAVGGMPEGTIIQIPTPAANEVLLMTVSQLSTIGILIIVLASMGSIAAERKSGLAAMILVKPIPIIKYVTAKWASLLLIGFVCLFLGYITGWYYTSILFATVPFELFLQSYFIFAIWFTFVLTLTLFFSAIFKVGGIAGFLTLTTVVGLSILTNVFGDFMVWSPAQLTDSVASLIMVGHLGESFWLSVTATVLLVIAMLTGAAKIFENKELE; from the coding sequence ATGAAGCAGTGGCTAACTTTATTTAATAAAGAATTGTTAGAAATGTGGCGTAATTTCAAATGGATCTGGCTACCGCTTGTATTTATTATTTTAGGGATGACTGATCCGCTAACATCTTTTTATATGCCACTAATCATTGATGCAGTTGGTGGTATGCCAGAAGGAACGATTATTCAAATTCCAACCCCCGCAGCTAATGAAGTGTTGTTGATGACTGTAAGTCAATTGAGTACTATTGGAATATTAATTATCGTCCTCGCTTCGATGGGGAGTATTGCAGCTGAGCGAAAAAGTGGTTTAGCGGCAATGATTTTAGTGAAACCAATTCCGATCATAAAGTACGTAACAGCAAAATGGGCAAGTCTTTTACTGATTGGATTTGTTTGTCTTTTCTTAGGTTACATAACTGGTTGGTATTATACTTCAATTCTGTTCGCAACAGTTCCGTTTGAGTTATTTTTACAAAGCTACTTTATTTTTGCGATCTGGTTTACGTTTGTATTAACATTAACTCTTTTCTTTAGTGCTATTTTTAAAGTTGGCGGAATTGCTGGATTTTTAACACTTACAACAGTAGTCGGTCTGTCAATTTTAACTAATGTATTTGGTGACTTTATGGTTTGGAGTCCGGCGCAATTAACCGATAGTGTTGCGAGTCTGATCATGGTTGGTCATCTGGGTGAGAGTTTTTGGTTATCGGTTACTGCCACTGTTCTGTTAGTTATAGCGATGTTAACCGGTGCTGCAAAGATCTTTGAAAATAAAGAATTGGAGTAG
- a CDS encoding small multi-drug export protein, translating to MDFLVTSWEYILVFLIAAIPVVEIAVVIPVALVKGLNPILVGIFAFLGNLATVYLLIVFFEKYQLWREKRRRKPKKRSKRAVEIWNKYGLPGLSISAPILIGSHIAVIIALAFGAKKILTIFWMTISLGLWAIAFTIGSYYGVEWLIG from the coding sequence ATGGATTTTCTAGTAACATCATGGGAGTATATACTTGTGTTTCTCATAGCGGCGATACCGGTTGTCGAAATTGCCGTTGTGATTCCAGTAGCTTTGGTTAAAGGTTTAAATCCAATATTAGTCGGTATTTTCGCTTTTTTAGGTAACCTAGCGACTGTCTATTTACTGATTGTCTTTTTTGAGAAATATCAACTGTGGCGTGAAAAAAGAAGGCGAAAGCCTAAAAAGAGAAGTAAACGAGCCGTAGAAATTTGGAATAAATATGGCCTTCCAGGTCTTTCGATATCAGCTCCAATACTGATAGGATCGCATATTGCAGTCATTATAGCACTTGCATTTGGCGCAAAAAAAATCCTGACAATATTTTGGATGACAATTAGTCTTGGTTTATGGGCAATAGCATTTACTATTGGGTCATATTACGGGGTTGAATGGCTGATAGGGTAA
- a CDS encoding isochorismatase family protein — protein MLKKDQTAFVLVDVQGKLAEMVYESEFMIANLKKLIQGLKILEIPIIWLEQYPVGLGATTEKISQYLTDQLPIQKMTFNGCKSEAFRDAVKATERSQMLVAGIEAHICVYQTAFGLKSMGYEVEVCKDAVSSRTLANKEIGFEKIKAAGIAQTGVETALFELMEIAEGDQFKQIIKLLK, from the coding sequence ATGCTTAAGAAAGATCAAACAGCATTTGTTTTAGTTGATGTCCAGGGGAAATTAGCGGAAATGGTCTATGAAAGTGAGTTTATGATTGCAAATTTAAAAAAGTTGATTCAAGGCTTGAAAATTCTAGAGATCCCAATTATCTGGCTAGAACAGTATCCAGTGGGATTGGGGGCAACAACTGAAAAGATCTCTCAATACTTAACGGACCAACTACCAATTCAGAAAATGACTTTTAATGGTTGTAAAAGTGAGGCATTTAGAGATGCTGTAAAAGCAACGGAACGTAGCCAAATGCTAGTAGCTGGGATCGAAGCCCACATTTGTGTTTACCAAACAGCATTTGGGTTAAAAAGCATGGGTTATGAGGTTGAAGTGTGTAAAGATGCGGTATCTTCACGAACGTTAGCTAACAAAGAAATTGGTTTTGAAAAAATTAAAGCTGCTGGAATTGCCCAGACTGGCGTTGAAACAGCTTTATTTGAGCTAATGGAAATAGCAGAAGGAGATCAGTTTAAACAAATAATTAAATTGCTTAAATAA
- the pepF gene encoding oligoendopeptidase F, with product MAKKTFRSEVPVELTWNLEDLFASTEAWEKELSAVQADIPMVTQYKGRLKEGAQVLLDCLNAQEELYKRFVLVATYAQLKQTEDGTNPESQGNSSRTGAVLAAGEAALSFIESEILALPYGTIEKYINENKGLADFRIMLDELLERKPHTLSPETEETLAALGQVLSSPYTIYETSKSSDMDFPSFKDDAGNELPLTFALFEGRYELSANVDVRRNAFEAFTHTLKQYKNTFATNYSTEVKKQVVLSRQRKYESVTHMLLQPQQVTLEMYHNQLDIIQKELAPHMRRFAKLKKRVLGLDKMMFCDLNAPLDPEFNPSISYEEASETVLKSLEVMGPDYHDVMKKALTERWVDLAENVGKATGAFCSSPYGVHPFILITWTDMMRGAFTLTHELGHAGHFYFAGSHQRYVNTRPSLYFIEAPSTINELLLSQHLLKTTEDTRMKRWLLLQSLGTYYHNFVTHLLEAELQRRVYTLAEAGKPITAVVLCEQKKELLENFWGDTVEIDEGASLTWMRQPHYYMGLYPYTYSAGLTASTAVAQLIAEEGQPAVDRWLEVLKAGGTMKPLDLMKHAGVDMSTPDPLRKAVAYVGSLIDDLEKSYE from the coding sequence ATGGCAAAAAAAACATTTAGAAGTGAAGTTCCTGTTGAATTAACTTGGAATTTAGAAGACTTATTTGCATCAACAGAAGCATGGGAAAAAGAACTAAGTGCTGTACAAGCAGATATTCCTATGGTTACGCAGTACAAAGGAAGACTTAAAGAAGGGGCACAGGTTTTATTAGATTGCTTAAATGCTCAAGAAGAACTATACAAACGCTTCGTACTAGTTGCTACATATGCACAATTAAAGCAAACAGAAGATGGAACAAATCCAGAGTCTCAAGGTAATTCATCAAGAACGGGAGCGGTTCTTGCAGCTGGAGAAGCGGCACTTTCCTTTATTGAATCGGAAATCCTTGCATTACCCTATGGAACGATTGAAAAGTACATAAACGAAAACAAAGGCTTAGCGGATTTTCGTATCATGCTAGATGAACTACTAGAAAGAAAACCACATACATTAAGTCCTGAAACGGAAGAAACCTTAGCGGCTTTAGGTCAGGTTCTTTCATCACCATATACAATATATGAAACAAGTAAATCGTCGGATATGGATTTCCCATCCTTTAAAGATGATGCGGGGAATGAACTACCGTTAACGTTTGCTTTGTTTGAAGGCCGTTATGAATTATCAGCAAATGTTGACGTGCGTCGGAACGCTTTTGAAGCTTTTACACATACGTTAAAGCAATATAAAAATACGTTTGCAACTAATTATTCAACAGAGGTAAAAAAACAAGTGGTTTTATCTCGTCAACGTAAATATGAAAGCGTTACGCATATGTTGCTTCAACCACAACAAGTGACTTTAGAAATGTATCACAATCAATTAGACATTATTCAAAAAGAGTTAGCTCCACACATGAGACGTTTTGCTAAGTTAAAAAAACGTGTCCTCGGTTTAGACAAAATGATGTTTTGTGATTTAAATGCGCCGTTAGATCCAGAATTTAATCCTTCGATATCGTATGAAGAGGCTTCAGAAACAGTTTTGAAATCATTAGAGGTAATGGGTCCTGATTATCATGATGTAATGAAAAAAGCATTAACTGAACGGTGGGTTGACTTAGCCGAAAACGTCGGAAAGGCAACAGGTGCTTTTTGTTCTAGTCCATACGGCGTTCATCCGTTTATTTTAATAACATGGACAGATATGATGAGAGGTGCATTCACTCTTACTCATGAATTAGGACATGCAGGTCACTTTTATTTTGCAGGTAGTCACCAACGTTACGTTAATACGCGTCCTTCTCTTTACTTCATTGAAGCGCCATCAACGATTAACGAATTGTTACTCAGTCAGCATTTATTAAAAACAACCGAAGATACGCGCATGAAGCGATGGTTATTATTGCAATCGTTAGGCACGTACTATCACAATTTTGTAACTCATTTATTAGAAGCTGAATTACAGCGCCGCGTTTATACGTTAGCTGAAGCTGGAAAACCAATTACTGCAGTGGTACTTTGCGAACAGAAGAAAGAACTTCTTGAGAACTTCTGGGGAGATACAGTGGAAATTGATGAAGGAGCAAGCCTTACATGGATGCGCCAACCTCATTATTACATGGGCTTATATCCGTATACGTATTCTGCTGGACTTACAGCATCAACAGCTGTTGCACAGTTAATTGCCGAAGAAGGTCAACCAGCTGTTGATCGTTGGTTAGAAGTATTAAAAGCGGGTGGGACGATGAAGCCACTTGATTTAATGAAGCATGCTGGTGTTGATATGTCTACACCAGACCCGCTTCGTAAAGCAGTTGCATACGTCGGCTCGTTAATAGATGATTTAGAAAAAAGCTACGAGTAA